One window of Neptuniibacter halophilus genomic DNA carries:
- the yajC gene encoding preprotein translocase subunit YajC — protein MSFFISPAYAEGAAAAGQMESGMFNILFLVGFGLIFYFFMWRPQAKRAKDHKALLSGLSKGDEVITAGGILGKVVNLNDDYVVLEVSEGTELTFQKTHVSAALPKGTIKSI, from the coding sequence ATGAGCTTCTTTATCTCTCCGGCATATGCTGAAGGTGCTGCCGCTGCGGGTCAGATGGAATCTGGTATGTTCAACATACTGTTTTTGGTTGGTTTTGGTCTGATCTTCTATTTCTTCATGTGGCGCCCGCAGGCTAAGCGTGCCAAAGATCACAAAGCGCTGCTCTCTGGCCTGAGCAAAGGTGATGAAGTGATCACCGCAGGCGGTATTCTGGGCAAAGTTGTAAACCTGAACGACGACTACGTGGTTCTGGAAGTGAGCGAAGGTACCGAACTGACCTTCCAGAAAACTCACGTTTCTGCCGCTCTGCCTAAGGGCACTATCAAGAGCATCTAA
- a CDS encoding EAL domain-containing protein: MPAHTDVDDRALHAKYGSKPPSKSKRLRKDVNILFYGLSADETVPLITLLRTSRLSPKGKQIASEAELAAALVERSWDMLICTVDRDKLTARQAVSAIKRLGKDIPVVQIIPNNDSKQLLYGLKNHIQAVVPIDEKELVLIHIRRELDNLENRRKLRQTEARLAEIEKRNRQLMESSKTPIACCQNTKITFANSSFLELFGIHEAQGTALTDLFIVEDQEQLSQQLTAVSSGDESELSLQLTAIRSDQSQFTAQMELSHDLSGDKGITRIQFRVEQQRVGEITSEHVDFISGLYNDIYLDKQLDLTVQKALRGGQDCSLIQIELDQYDEIRERLGLEATDQLIRAIANYLKQTVNPAHLLAQPEDKAFSIIFRDNSLDAAKTFADQLCASIAEVTASVSGMEVQSTCSIGITSINDNTPPADELTGRVKQAIADLRTSRPQGNGVRIYAAEESKAQVSSNNLAAQIKQAIEGNDFKLLFQPVVNLVSDNTEDHHYEVLVRLMNAQDEPLSPKDFMEALGDSNNMLKMDRWVIENSIKALKESSAGEHRNTLFISLSARAQADAEFINWLAELLRKEEAPAERLVFQISESDIAISPKQSRLFTQQLQKLHCKVCIKQFGSSSRYEKLLKAVHADYAKLNGKLMKELCENGADASELNNVMDALKKQNKITIAPLVENTKAMAVLWKAGVDYVQGYYLQPPREKMDYDFFAE, from the coding sequence ATGCCCGCACATACCGATGTCGACGATCGCGCCTTGCATGCAAAGTATGGCAGCAAGCCCCCATCAAAAAGCAAGCGCCTGCGTAAGGATGTCAATATTCTGTTCTACGGCCTCAGTGCCGATGAAACGGTACCGTTGATTACCCTGCTACGTACCTCAAGGCTCTCTCCAAAAGGCAAACAGATTGCCAGCGAAGCTGAGCTGGCTGCTGCTTTGGTTGAACGCTCCTGGGATATGCTCATCTGTACAGTAGACCGGGATAAACTCACCGCGCGTCAGGCAGTATCCGCAATTAAGCGCCTCGGTAAAGATATTCCCGTTGTACAGATCATCCCCAATAACGACAGCAAACAACTGCTCTACGGATTAAAGAATCATATCCAGGCGGTGGTGCCGATTGACGAGAAAGAACTGGTTTTAATCCACATCCGTCGTGAGCTGGATAATCTGGAGAATCGCCGCAAACTGAGACAGACCGAGGCCCGACTGGCAGAAATAGAAAAACGGAACCGCCAGTTAATGGAGAGCTCCAAAACACCGATTGCCTGTTGCCAGAACACAAAGATTACCTTCGCCAACAGCAGCTTCCTTGAGTTGTTTGGTATACACGAGGCTCAGGGTACGGCTCTGACCGACCTGTTTATTGTTGAAGATCAGGAACAATTGAGCCAGCAGTTAACGGCAGTTTCCAGCGGCGATGAGAGCGAGCTTTCACTGCAGTTAACCGCCATTCGCAGCGACCAGTCACAATTCACTGCGCAGATGGAGCTGAGTCACGATCTGAGCGGCGACAAAGGGATAACCCGAATACAGTTCCGGGTAGAACAACAACGGGTTGGCGAGATCACCAGTGAGCATGTCGATTTTATCTCCGGCCTCTACAACGATATCTATCTGGATAAGCAACTGGACCTCACCGTGCAGAAAGCTCTGCGTGGAGGTCAGGACTGCAGCCTGATCCAAATCGAACTGGACCAGTACGATGAGATCCGCGAGCGTCTGGGCCTTGAAGCCACCGACCAGTTGATCAGGGCAATTGCCAACTATCTTAAACAGACGGTGAATCCGGCCCACCTGCTGGCACAGCCCGAAGATAAAGCCTTCAGCATCATCTTCCGGGATAACAGTCTGGATGCGGCAAAAACCTTTGCCGACCAGCTTTGCGCCTCCATTGCAGAAGTCACTGCGTCAGTATCAGGGATGGAGGTTCAGTCCACCTGCTCTATCGGCATCACGTCTATCAACGATAACACCCCACCCGCCGATGAGCTGACCGGCCGGGTCAAGCAGGCGATTGCCGACCTGCGAACATCACGCCCTCAGGGCAATGGGGTACGGATCTATGCGGCCGAAGAGAGCAAAGCTCAGGTCAGCTCTAATAACCTGGCCGCTCAGATTAAGCAGGCGATTGAAGGAAACGACTTTAAGCTGCTGTTTCAGCCCGTGGTTAATCTGGTATCGGATAACACCGAGGATCATCACTACGAAGTACTCGTCAGACTGATGAACGCACAGGATGAACCCCTTTCACCCAAGGATTTTATGGAAGCGCTGGGCGATTCCAACAATATGCTGAAAATGGATCGCTGGGTGATTGAGAACAGCATCAAAGCGCTTAAAGAGAGCAGTGCCGGAGAACATCGTAATACATTGTTTATCAGCCTCTCCGCGCGCGCTCAGGCCGATGCGGAATTCATCAACTGGCTTGCCGAACTGCTGCGCAAAGAGGAAGCACCGGCAGAACGCCTGGTGTTCCAGATCAGTGAATCCGATATTGCGATCTCCCCGAAGCAGTCCCGCCTGTTCACTCAGCAGTTACAGAAACTGCACTGCAAGGTCTGTATCAAGCAGTTTGGCAGCAGCAGCCGCTATGAGAAGCTGCTGAAAGCGGTCCATGCCGATTATGCCAAACTCAACGGCAAGCTGATGAAAGAGCTTTGTGAAAACGGCGCAGACGCCAGTGAGCTGAACAATGTCATGGACGCACTGAAGAAACAAAACAAGATCACCATTGCGCCACTGGTAGAAAACACCAAAGCGATGGCCGTATTGTGGAAGGCGGGTGTGGACTATGTACAGGGCTACTACCTGCAGCCTCCGCGCGAAAAGATGGATTACGACTTTTTCGCCGAGTAG
- a CDS encoding bifunctional DedA family/phosphatase PAP2 family protein: MDYLSQLIQPGADQLLLLIAACALLESLAFVGLLLPGVALLFLLASMAAEQGLGLTAVLSAAFAGALLGDGLSFLLGRYAADRIAQLPLLQKHPEWLSRSEAFFRRYGIASLFIGRFIGPLRPLIPFIAGTLGLRPGRYLAINIASALLWAPFYLLPGYLAGLALSSLQLNPGLLLELLLILALSIWLYTLLHQQLSQMSLRYPLNALLLLFCSSSLFSLLCYLQISGQWQVQNEALFRQLYATPQAIQPLLYNLAASLTRLGDTIYILGASLALSFWLWRQGQRLAGFSFISLIVGGKLFNSLLKWLIAAPRPEPGMTLSSYSFPSGHSSAASTFFCALAVILACGGTAGVRRTLYLCALIPAVLVALSRPVLGVHWPLDVASGLIEGIFLASLLRLWLFFRDHDFCIQVQQKSQLLTALAVYTLIYVAISVWLF; this comes from the coding sequence ATGGACTACCTGAGCCAACTGATACAGCCCGGTGCCGACCAGCTTTTATTGCTGATTGCTGCCTGTGCCCTGCTTGAGTCACTCGCTTTTGTCGGCCTGTTGTTGCCCGGTGTCGCCTTGTTGTTTCTGCTGGCCAGCATGGCCGCAGAGCAGGGACTTGGGCTGACGGCGGTGCTTTCTGCTGCCTTTGCCGGCGCCCTGCTGGGTGATGGCCTCAGCTTTCTTCTCGGACGTTATGCAGCCGACAGAATCGCTCAGTTGCCTTTGCTGCAAAAACATCCTGAATGGCTATCCCGCAGTGAAGCGTTTTTCCGGCGCTACGGTATAGCCAGCCTGTTTATCGGTCGCTTTATCGGCCCATTGCGACCACTGATCCCCTTTATCGCAGGCACCCTCGGACTCCGGCCCGGCCGCTATCTGGCCATTAACATCGCCTCTGCGCTCCTCTGGGCTCCCTTTTACCTTTTGCCGGGTTATCTGGCAGGCCTTGCTCTGAGCTCGCTGCAACTCAACCCGGGACTACTGCTGGAACTATTACTGATTTTGGCACTGAGCATCTGGCTCTACACTCTGCTGCATCAGCAACTCAGCCAGATGAGTCTGCGCTATCCGCTGAATGCACTGCTTCTGCTGTTCTGCAGCAGCAGCCTGTTCTCACTACTGTGCTACCTGCAGATCAGCGGCCAGTGGCAGGTGCAGAACGAAGCTCTGTTCCGGCAACTGTATGCAACACCGCAAGCCATACAGCCCCTGCTGTATAACCTCGCAGCCAGCCTGACCCGACTCGGTGACACGATCTATATCCTCGGGGCCAGCCTGGCACTGAGCTTCTGGCTCTGGCGTCAGGGTCAGCGTCTGGCGGGTTTCAGTTTTATTAGCCTGATCGTTGGCGGCAAGCTGTTCAATTCACTGCTCAAGTGGCTGATCGCCGCACCTCGCCCCGAGCCCGGCATGACACTCAGCAGCTACAGTTTTCCCAGCGGCCACAGCAGTGCCGCCAGCACCTTTTTCTGCGCTCTGGCGGTGATTCTCGCCTGTGGTGGCACAGCCGGGGTACGCCGCACCCTTTACCTCTGCGCACTGATTCCGGCGGTACTGGTGGCGCTGTCGCGGCCGGTTCTGGGGGTACACTGGCCACTGGATGTAGCGAGCGGACTGATTGAGGGGATATTTCTGGCATCGCTGCTGCGCTTATGGCTGTTCTTTCGCGACCATGATTTCTGTATTCAGGTACAACAAAAAAGCCAGCTCCTCACGGCGCTGGCTGTTTATACACTGATTTATGTAGCGATCAGCGTTTGGCTTTTTTAA
- the secD gene encoding protein translocase subunit SecD, with product MLNRYPLWKNLLILFVLVLGGLYAAPNIYPDDYAIQLTGTRDVFEVDQPLLDRVTASLEREGISIKSAEVDKNAGLIRFPDGETQLKAKDIVHRVVGDDYIVALNLAPTTPDWLTSMGAGPMKLGLDLRGGVHFLLEVDLPKAVNQKLENYASEIKGRLREEKLRYRKLDTLEDGGLAIKFSKLEDREAAVSLLRKEYQEFLVTADDAEGGFFAVVNLTEQAIADIETYAIKQNLTTLRNRVNELGVAEPLVQRQGRNRIVVQLPGIQDTAAAKKIIGKTATLEFRLEAKPGSSSARTEVYEFRSEPGRRATLEKDVIIKGDNVSNAQASFDENGQPQVNITLDSKGGELMARATKNAIQRRMAVLFVEDKERTVRKVVDGEQVVEKVRYTEKNIISLATIQAVLGSQFRITGLDGAGESSELALLLRAGALAAPIYFVEERTVGPSLGAQNIESGMISVQIGLALVLLFMLVYYRVFGLLANIALGFNLMLLIAVMSMLSATLTLPGIAGIVLTVGMAVDANVLIFSRIKEELKNGLPPQSAINAGFGRAFTTIFDANITTLLAAVILFAMGTGPVKGFAITLSVGILTSMFTAILVTRALVNLTYGGRQISKLSI from the coding sequence ATGCTCAATCGATACCCCCTCTGGAAAAATCTCCTTATTCTGTTTGTGTTGGTGCTGGGTGGTCTGTATGCCGCGCCAAACATCTATCCCGATGATTATGCCATTCAGTTGACCGGAACCCGCGATGTGTTTGAAGTTGACCAGCCGCTGCTGGACCGGGTAACGGCATCACTGGAACGTGAAGGGATCTCAATCAAGTCGGCTGAAGTGGACAAAAACGCGGGTCTGATCCGGTTCCCTGATGGTGAAACTCAGCTAAAAGCTAAAGATATTGTTCACCGCGTGGTGGGGGATGATTACATCGTTGCCCTGAACCTGGCACCGACGACCCCGGACTGGCTGACCTCGATGGGTGCCGGTCCCATGAAGCTGGGCCTCGACCTGCGTGGTGGTGTGCACTTCCTGCTGGAAGTAGATCTGCCAAAAGCGGTCAATCAGAAGCTGGAAAATTACGCTTCTGAGATCAAAGGTCGCCTGCGTGAAGAGAAGCTGCGCTACCGCAAGCTGGATACACTGGAAGATGGTGGTCTGGCGATCAAATTCAGCAAGCTGGAAGATCGTGAAGCCGCGGTCAGCCTGTTGCGTAAGGAGTATCAGGAATTTCTGGTGACTGCTGACGATGCTGAAGGGGGCTTCTTCGCGGTGGTTAACCTGACTGAGCAGGCCATTGCTGATATCGAAACCTATGCGATCAAGCAGAACCTGACCACCCTGCGTAACCGTGTTAACGAACTGGGTGTGGCTGAACCGCTGGTACAGCGTCAGGGCCGTAACCGGATCGTAGTTCAGTTGCCGGGTATTCAGGATACGGCGGCGGCGAAGAAGATTATCGGTAAAACTGCAACGCTCGAGTTCCGTCTGGAAGCTAAACCGGGCAGCAGTTCTGCACGCACTGAAGTCTATGAGTTCCGTAGCGAACCGGGCCGCCGCGCGACACTGGAAAAAGATGTCATCATCAAGGGTGATAACGTTTCCAATGCGCAGGCTTCGTTCGATGAAAATGGTCAGCCGCAGGTGAATATCACTCTGGATTCCAAGGGTGGTGAGCTGATGGCGCGGGCTACCAAGAACGCGATCCAGCGCCGTATGGCGGTGCTCTTTGTTGAAGATAAAGAGCGTACCGTGCGGAAAGTGGTGGATGGTGAGCAGGTCGTAGAGAAGGTGCGCTACACCGAGAAGAATATCATCTCACTGGCAACCATCCAGGCGGTGCTGGGCAGCCAGTTCCGTATTACCGGTCTGGACGGTGCGGGTGAATCTTCTGAGCTGGCACTGCTGCTGCGAGCGGGTGCGCTGGCGGCGCCGATCTACTTTGTTGAAGAGCGGACTGTCGGGCCAAGCCTTGGCGCGCAGAACATTGAGAGCGGTATGATCTCGGTTCAGATCGGTCTGGCACTGGTGCTGCTGTTTATGCTGGTTTACTACCGCGTATTTGGTCTGCTGGCGAATATCGCACTGGGCTTCAACCTGATGCTGCTGATTGCGGTGATGTCGATGCTGTCGGCTACCCTGACGCTGCCGGGTATTGCCGGTATCGTACTGACGGTAGGTATGGCGGTGGACGCCAACGTACTGATCTTCTCGCGTATCAAAGAGGAGCTGAAAAACGGTCTGCCGCCGCAATCAGCGATCAATGCCGGTTTTGGCCGGGCATTTACCACTATCTTTGATGCCAACATTACAACGCTGCTGGCGGCAGTGATCCTCTTTGCCATGGGTACCGGGCCGGTTAAAGGCTTTGCGATTACCCTGTCGGTGGGGATTCTGACCTCCATGTTCACAGCGATTCTGGTCACCCGCGCACTGGTCAACCTGACCTATGGCGGCCGTCAGATCAGTAAACTGTCGATTTAA
- the rnr gene encoding ribonuclease R, with translation MSKEWIKNDPSAAAEAEKYDNPVPSREYILQFMEAWGEPVGHAQLCEEMGVWEAESRDALFFRLKAMCRDGQLISNRRNEFALMDRMSLIRGRVIGHRDGFGFVKPEEGGDDLKLSPRQMRQVFDGDRVLVQEVSVDFKGRREGKIVEVLERNTRKLVGRFNGQEGFGYLRPENQRITQEIMIVPDPENPLKYKDGQLVVAELVNQPGKRQRPQAKVTEVLGDHMAPGMEITVAIHNYDIPHEWPDEVRQEVGELSAEVEESAKANRIDLRSLPLVTIDGEDAKDFDDAVYAERKPGGGWRLWVAIADVSWYVRPGSELDKEAYQRANSTYFPEFVVPMLPELLSNGLCSLNPHVDRLAMVCEMTISAAGNLSGYKFYEAVIQSHARLTYTKVGAMLMQPQSDEGKALRAEYAQQVPHLEDLYSLYFALRSAREERGAIDFETTETRMIFGEDRKIEQIVPVHRNDAHKLIEECMLCANVATARFLGKLKIPAIYRVHEGPKEQKLENLRAYLGELGLNLGGAEKPEPKHYQLLAEQIESRPDRHLIQTMMLRSMQQAVYSPDNQGHFGLAYQAYTHFTSPIRRYPDLLVHRLIRAAIHKGQEDRSLQRPETFVANPDFLCNYSMEQLLQLGEHCSMTERRSDDATRDVVAWLKCEYMQEHVGDDYEGVISAVTGFGVFVELDDFFVEGLVHITALPGDYYVFDQAKQRLVGERTRKVFKLGDRLRVKVVRVDLDERKIDFELAADAPIRKKSTRELLAEGKLGEGGGSERSGKLPGHRHEWGNRPGKDDDRIKPRRGSQRAALAKSRKVKDSSADTAPKRKLSGDKTKPASGHNLSAAEQELMEFSNGGKGKSNKSKKRKVTAKPKLKGKKKGLKVKKAKR, from the coding sequence ATGAGCAAAGAGTGGATTAAGAATGACCCATCCGCCGCAGCGGAAGCGGAAAAATACGATAACCCCGTGCCGAGCCGGGAGTATATCCTGCAGTTTATGGAAGCCTGGGGTGAGCCGGTGGGGCATGCCCAGCTTTGTGAGGAGATGGGGGTCTGGGAGGCCGAAAGCCGCGATGCACTGTTCTTCCGCCTGAAGGCCATGTGCCGCGATGGCCAGTTGATCAGTAACCGGCGTAATGAGTTTGCGTTAATGGACCGGATGTCCCTGATCAGGGGGCGGGTGATCGGCCATCGCGATGGTTTTGGTTTTGTGAAACCCGAAGAGGGGGGCGATGACCTCAAGCTGAGTCCGCGTCAGATGCGTCAGGTATTCGACGGTGACCGGGTGCTGGTGCAGGAGGTCAGTGTCGACTTTAAGGGGCGTCGCGAAGGCAAGATTGTTGAAGTTCTGGAACGCAATACCCGTAAACTGGTAGGACGCTTCAATGGTCAGGAAGGGTTTGGTTACCTGCGCCCTGAAAACCAGCGGATTACTCAGGAGATTATGATCGTTCCTGATCCGGAAAACCCGCTGAAGTACAAAGATGGTCAGTTGGTGGTGGCGGAGCTGGTTAACCAGCCGGGAAAACGCCAGCGGCCACAGGCTAAAGTGACCGAGGTACTGGGCGATCATATGGCGCCGGGTATGGAGATCACCGTTGCTATCCATAATTATGATATCCCCCATGAGTGGCCCGATGAGGTGCGTCAGGAGGTGGGTGAACTCTCCGCCGAGGTGGAAGAGTCGGCCAAGGCGAATCGAATCGATCTGCGGTCACTGCCACTGGTCACCATCGATGGCGAAGATGCCAAAGACTTTGATGATGCGGTTTATGCTGAGCGTAAGCCTGGCGGCGGCTGGCGCCTGTGGGTCGCCATCGCCGATGTCTCTTGGTACGTGCGTCCCGGTTCTGAGCTGGATAAAGAAGCTTACCAGCGCGCCAACTCGACCTACTTCCCCGAATTTGTGGTGCCGATGCTGCCGGAGTTGCTGTCCAACGGACTCTGCTCACTGAACCCTCATGTCGATCGGCTGGCGATGGTCTGCGAGATGACGATCAGTGCAGCCGGTAACCTGTCCGGTTACAAATTCTATGAAGCGGTGATTCAGTCCCATGCCCGTCTGACCTACACCAAGGTCGGGGCGATGCTGATGCAGCCACAGAGCGATGAGGGCAAAGCCCTGCGTGCGGAATATGCGCAGCAGGTACCGCACCTCGAAGATCTGTACAGTCTCTACTTTGCGTTGCGCAGCGCCCGTGAAGAGCGCGGTGCAATCGATTTTGAAACCACCGAAACCCGGATGATTTTCGGTGAAGACCGTAAAATTGAGCAGATCGTGCCGGTGCATCGGAACGATGCCCACAAACTGATCGAAGAGTGCATGCTCTGCGCTAACGTGGCGACTGCGCGTTTCCTCGGTAAGCTGAAAATTCCGGCGATCTATCGTGTGCATGAAGGGCCGAAAGAGCAGAAGCTGGAAAACCTTCGCGCTTATCTGGGTGAGCTGGGTCTGAATCTGGGTGGGGCTGAAAAGCCGGAGCCTAAGCACTATCAGTTGCTGGCCGAGCAGATTGAGTCCCGTCCTGACCGGCACCTGATCCAGACCATGATGTTGCGCTCTATGCAGCAGGCGGTTTACAGCCCTGATAATCAGGGACACTTTGGTCTGGCGTATCAGGCTTATACCCATTTCACATCGCCGATCCGGCGATATCCTGATCTGCTGGTACACCGTTTGATCCGTGCGGCGATCCACAAAGGTCAGGAGGATCGCTCACTGCAGCGTCCGGAAACCTTTGTGGCCAACCCGGACTTCCTTTGCAACTACAGCATGGAACAACTGCTGCAGTTGGGTGAGCACTGCTCCATGACCGAGCGTCGTTCCGACGATGCCACCCGTGATGTGGTGGCCTGGCTCAAATGTGAGTATATGCAGGAGCACGTCGGTGATGATTATGAGGGCGTGATCTCGGCAGTAACCGGATTTGGGGTCTTCGTTGAACTGGATGATTTCTTTGTTGAAGGGCTGGTGCACATCACTGCACTGCCGGGTGATTATTATGTTTTTGATCAGGCGAAACAGCGTCTGGTGGGAGAGCGTACCCGCAAAGTCTTCAAGTTGGGCGACCGCCTTCGGGTGAAGGTGGTCCGGGTAGATCTGGACGAGCGCAAGATCGACTTTGAACTGGCGGCCGATGCGCCGATCCGTAAGAAATCGACCCGGGAACTGCTGGCCGAGGGTAAGCTGGGCGAAGGCGGGGGCTCTGAGCGTTCAGGCAAACTGCCGGGGCACCGGCATGAGTGGGGTAACCGCCCGGGTAAGGATGACGACCGGATTAAACCACGCCGCGGCTCGCAGCGTGCTGCGCTGGCTAAATCCCGTAAGGTCAAAGACAGCAGTGCTGATACCGCGCCAAAGCGCAAACTGAGCGGCGATAAAACGAAACCCGCCAGCGGGCATAACCTGTCTGCTGCAGAGCAGGAGCTGATGGAGTTCAGTAACGGCGGGAAAGGTAAAAGCAATAAGTCGAAAAAGCGTAAGGTGACCGCCAAACCCAAGCTTAAGGGAAAGAAGAAGGGTTTAAAGGTTAAAAAAGCCAAACGCTGA
- the serB gene encoding phosphoserine phosphatase SerB has product MKEIILLNISGEDKPGVTSAITSILAQYEINILDIGQAVIHNTLSLGILIEVPRSAESSPLLRDVLFKAHELNMNIRFQPVEEDNYEQWVDGQGKSRHIITLLSRKLSSAHIARVTDIAASHGLNIDNISRLSGRISLNDSTDQSKACVEFSVRGAPTDAAALRAEFLKAASDLDVDIAFQKDDIYRRNRRLVVFDMDSTLIEAEVIDELAKEAGVGEQVAEITEAAMRGEIDFNESFRRRMALLKGLDVKVLDQIAERLPMTEGAEELVSNLRALGFKTAILSGGFNYFASHLQKKLGFDYVYANELDIDAEGRVTGEVKGTIVNGERKAELLREIAGKEGVRLEQTIAVGDGANDLPMLSIAGLGIAFRAKPLVRESAKQAISTLGLDGILYLIGFRDRDTLR; this is encoded by the coding sequence ATGAAAGAGATCATTCTGCTCAATATCTCCGGTGAAGATAAGCCGGGTGTCACCTCCGCTATTACCAGCATACTGGCTCAGTACGAGATTAATATTCTCGATATAGGTCAGGCGGTTATCCACAATACCCTGTCTCTGGGGATTCTGATCGAGGTGCCGCGCTCGGCTGAGTCTTCACCGCTGCTGCGGGATGTACTGTTCAAAGCGCATGAGCTGAATATGAATATCCGCTTCCAGCCGGTAGAAGAGGATAACTATGAGCAGTGGGTCGATGGTCAGGGCAAGTCACGCCATATCATTACCCTGCTGTCACGGAAGCTGAGTTCAGCGCACATTGCGCGGGTTACCGATATTGCGGCCAGTCATGGTCTGAACATCGACAATATCAGTCGACTTTCAGGCCGTATCAGCCTGAACGACAGTACCGATCAGAGCAAAGCCTGCGTTGAGTTTTCGGTGCGTGGTGCGCCCACTGATGCCGCGGCGTTGCGTGCAGAGTTTCTCAAGGCGGCCAGCGATCTGGATGTGGACATCGCCTTCCAGAAAGATGATATATACCGTCGTAACCGCCGTCTGGTGGTATTTGATATGGATTCAACGCTGATCGAAGCTGAAGTGATTGATGAGCTGGCGAAAGAGGCGGGTGTCGGTGAGCAGGTGGCAGAGATTACCGAAGCGGCGATGCGCGGTGAGATCGATTTCAACGAGAGTTTCCGGAGACGTATGGCCCTGTTAAAAGGGCTGGATGTAAAAGTGCTGGATCAGATTGCTGAGCGTTTGCCGATGACTGAGGGTGCCGAGGAGCTGGTCTCTAACCTGCGTGCGCTGGGCTTTAAAACGGCGATACTCTCCGGTGGATTTAATTACTTCGCCAGCCATCTGCAGAAGAAACTCGGCTTCGACTACGTCTATGCCAATGAGCTGGATATTGATGCTGAAGGCCGTGTCACCGGTGAGGTTAAAGGCACGATTGTGAACGGTGAGCGCAAAGCCGAGCTGCTGCGCGAGATTGCCGGGAAAGAGGGCGTACGCCTTGAACAGACTATCGCTGTGGGGGATGGCGCTAATGACCTGCCGATGCTGTCTATCGCGGGTCTGGGTATTGCCTTCCGCGCCAAGCCGCTGGTACGTGAAAGTGCCAAGCAGGCGATCTCTACGCTGGGGCTGGATGGTATCCTCTATCTGATCGGCTTCCGCGATCGGGATACGCTGCGCTAA
- the secF gene encoding protein translocase subunit SecF: MSAEKIYNFMGFRKLAAACSVVLLLVSIGALAVNGLKFGLDFTGGSLVEIGYEQPADLNKIRDQLKGVGYEDAVVQTFGSPTDILIRLGEDHDPKLGDKVLSALQQGETQQLNLRRNEYVGAQVGEELREQGGMGMLLALFMIMVYVAFRFQIKFSLGAVAALAHDVLIVLGFFALFQIDFDLTVLAAVLAVIGYSLNDTIVVSDRIRENFRKMRKGTALEIMNASLSQTLGRTMVTSLTTLLVLMALATFGGEMIHGFAIALLVGVLVGTYSSIYVAANVLVMMNISKEDLMPPEEKEEEVDDRP; this comes from the coding sequence ATGTCTGCAGAGAAAATTTATAACTTTATGGGCTTCCGCAAACTGGCGGCAGCCTGCTCGGTGGTTCTGCTGCTGGTGTCTATTGGTGCACTGGCGGTAAATGGCCTGAAGTTCGGCCTCGATTTCACCGGCGGTAGTCTGGTTGAGATCGGCTACGAACAGCCTGCGGATCTGAACAAGATCCGTGACCAGTTGAAAGGCGTCGGTTATGAGGATGCGGTGGTTCAGACCTTTGGTTCGCCCACGGATATCCTGATCCGTCTGGGTGAAGACCATGATCCGAAACTGGGTGATAAGGTTCTGTCTGCGCTGCAGCAGGGCGAAACCCAGCAACTGAACCTGCGCCGTAACGAATATGTGGGCGCGCAGGTCGGTGAAGAGTTGCGCGAGCAGGGTGGCATGGGCATGCTGCTGGCCCTGTTTATGATCATGGTTTACGTTGCATTCCGTTTCCAGATTAAGTTCTCGCTGGGTGCGGTGGCGGCACTGGCCCATGACGTGCTGATCGTGCTGGGCTTTTTTGCCCTGTTCCAGATCGACTTTGACCTGACCGTTCTGGCGGCAGTTCTGGCGGTAATCGGTTACTCGCTCAACGATACCATCGTTGTTTCGGACCGTATTCGTGAGAACTTCCGTAAGATGCGTAAAGGCACCGCACTGGAGATTATGAACGCCTCCCTGAGCCAGACGCTGGGACGTACCATGGTGACCTCTTTAACCACCTTGCTGGTGCTGATGGCGCTGGCAACCTTTGGTGGTGAGATGATCCACGGTTTCGCCATTGCGCTTCTGGTCGGTGTGCTGGTGGGTACTTACTCATCGATCTATGTCGCTGCCAACGTGCTGGTCATGATGAATATCTCCAAAGAGGATCTGATGCCTCCCGAGGAGAAAGAGGAAGAGGTGGACGATCGTCCATAA